In Phocoena phocoena chromosome 11, mPhoPho1.1, whole genome shotgun sequence, one DNA window encodes the following:
- the SINHCAF gene encoding SIN3-HDAC complex-associated factor, producing MFGFHKPKMYRSIEGCCICRAKSSSSRFTDSKRYEKDFQSCFGLHETRSGDICNACVLLVKRWKKLPAGSKKNWNHVVDARAGPSLKTTLKPKKVKTLSGNRIKSNQISKLQKEFKRHNSDAHSTTSSASPAQSPCYSNQSDDGSDTEMASGSNRTPVFSFLDLTYWKRQKICCGIIYKGRFGEVLIDTHLFKPCCSNKKAAAEKPEAQGPEPLPISTQEW from the exons ATGTTTGGTTTTCACAAGCCAAAGATGTACCGAAGTATAGAGGGCTGCTGTATTTGCAGAGCTAAATCCTCCAGTTCTCGATTCACTGACAGTAAACGCTATGAAAAGGACTTCCAGAGCTGTTTTGG GTTACATGAGACTCGTTCAGGAGACATCTGTAATGCCTGTGTCCTGCTTGTGAAAAGATGGAAGAAATTGCCAGCAGGATCAAAAAAAAACTGGAATCAT GTGGTAGATGCAAGGGCAGGACCCAGTCTAAAGACTACCCTGAAaccaaagaaagtgaaaactcTATCTGGAAACAGGATAAAAAGCAACCAGATCAGTAAACTGCAGAAGGAATTTAAACGTCACA ATTCTGATGCTCACAGTACCACCTCAAGTGCCTCTCCAGCTCAATCTCCTTGTTATAGTAACCAGTCAGATGATGGCTCAGATACAGAGATGGCTTCTGGCTCTAACAGAACGccagtgttttcctttttagatCTCACATACTGGAAAAG acaGAAAATATGCTGTGGCATTATCTATAAAGGCCGTTTTGGGGAAGTCCTCATCGACACACATCTATTCAAGCCTTGCTGCAGCAATAAGAAAGCAGCTGCTGAGAAGCCGGAGGCGCAGGGGCCAGAGCCTCTGCCCATCTCCACTCAGGAGTGGTGA